From a region of the Entelurus aequoreus isolate RoL-2023_Sb linkage group LG27, RoL_Eaeq_v1.1, whole genome shotgun sequence genome:
- the lonp1 gene encoding lon protease homolog, mitochondrial, whose translation MRMRCVESSRKMAGYMKLFGATGLLHRRLAHAVRANPPGLFRFGFGLGRTDTPGRSGFRSVGLHTGSGSPQTSNMAAGGRRSWLRVSSVHSGLLTSTCRPFIGHDRDFGNRASGANFSGEDDGEGGGSGGEESGGEEGAAAYAAPQMTALTTMMVPEVFPNVPLVAVSRNPVFPRFIKIIEVKNKELMELLRRKVRLAQPYAGVFLKRDDTNESDVVESLDAVYATGTFVQIHEMQDLGDKLRMIVMGHRRVRITRRLEVEPEEAAAPSESESGQQAKPAARRKAKRSRRDQAGALSEQMEDKIVEADLMPELEPLPSANILMVEVDNVNHEQFTVTEEVKALTAEIVKTIRDIIALNPLYRESVLQMMQAGQRVVDNPIYLSDMGAALTGAESHELQDVLEETNIPKRLYKALSLLKKEFELSKLQQRLGREVEEKIKQTHRKYLLQEQLKIIKKELGLEKEDKEAIEEKFRERLKDRTVPQHIMDVINEELNKLSLLDNHSSEFNVTRNYLDWLTSMPWGTNSEENLALDRAKEVLEEDHYGMDDIKKRILEFIAVSQLRGSTQGKILCFYGPPGVGKTSIARSIARALNREYFRFSVGGMTDVAEIKGHRRTYVGAMPGKIIQCLKKTKTENPLVLIDEVDKIGRGYQGDPSSALLELLDPEQNANFLDHYLDVPVDLSKVLFICTANVTDTIPEPLRDRMEMINVSGYVAQEKLAIAQRYLVPQLRSLCGLSEDKASISPDALGLLIRQYCRESGVRNLQKQVEKVFRKVAFSIVSGERQTVSVSPDNLQEYVGKPVFTVDRMYDVTPPGVVMGLAWTAMGGSTLFIETSLRRPVGKDAKGEGSLEVTGQLGDVMKESAKIASTFARAFLMQQEPDNDFLVNSHLHLHVPEGATPKDGPSAGCTIVTALLSLATGRPVRPDVAMTGEVSLTGKILPVGGIKEKTIAARRAGVTCIVMPAENRKDFSDLPDYISEGLEVHFVDHYSQIFPVVFPPAPPLAVKSRS comes from the exons ATGCGCATGCGCTGCGTGGAAAGCTCCAGAAAGATGGCGGGTTACATGAAGCTCTTCGGAGCCACGGGACTTCTCCACAGACGTTTAGCCCACGCGGTGAGAGCTAACCCGCCCGGGCTGTTCCGCTTCGGCTTCGGCCTCGGCCGGACCGACACGCCGGGCCGAAGCGGGTTTCGCTCGGTTGGGCTCCACACCGGCAGCGGGTCCCCGCAGACGTCCAACATGGCAGCCGGCGGCAGGCGGAGCTGGCTGCGGGTCAGCAGCGTCCACTCCGGGTTACTCACCTCCACCTGCCGCCCCTTCATCGGCCACGACAGGGACTTCGGGAACCGGGCCAGCGGCGCCAACTTCTCCGGGGAGGACGACGGGGAAGGCGGCGGTTCTGGGGGAGAGGAGTCCGGCGGCGAGGAGGGAGCTGCTGCGTACGCCGCACCGCAGATGACGGCTCTCACCACCATGATGGTGCCGGAGGTCTTCCCCAATGTGCCGCTGGTCGCCGTCAGCAGGAACCCGGTGTTCCCTCGCTTCATCAAGATCATAGAG GTGAAGAACAAGGAGCTGATGGAGCTGCTGAGGAGGAAGGTGCGCCTGGCCCAGCCCTACGCCGGCGTCTTCCTCAAGAGAGACGACAC CAACGAGTCCGACGTGGTGGAGTCCCTGGACGCCGTCTACGCCACGGGGACCTTCGTCCAGATCCACGAGATGCAGGACCTGGGAGACAAGCTGCGGATGATCGTCATGGGACACCGCAGGGTCCGGATCACCAGGCGCCTGGAGGTGGAGCCGGAGGAAGCGGCCGCGCCGTCCGAGTCGGAGTCCGGGCAGCAAGCCAAACCTGCGGCGAGACGCAAAGCCAAACGCAGCCGGCGTGACCAAGCGGGGGCGCTCAGTGAGCAGATGGaggacaaa ATCGTGGAAGCCGACCTGATGCCAGAACTTGAGCCTCTTCCCTCCGCCAACATCTTGATGGTGGAAGTGGACAACGTCAATCACGAGCAATTCACCGTcacagaggaagtcaag GCCCTGACGGCCGAGATCGTCAAGACCATCCGGGACATCATCGCTCTCAACCCTCTGTACAG ggagTCTGTGCTCCAGATGATGCAGGCGGGCCAGCGTGTGGTGGACAACCCCATCTACCTGAGCGACATGGGTGCGGCTCTGACGGGGGCGGAGTCACACGAGCTGCAGGACGTCCTGGAGGAGACCAAT ATCCCCAAGCGTCTCTACAAGGCTCTGTCGCTGCTCAAGAAGGAGTTTGAGCTCAGCAAGCTGCAGCAACGTTTGGGCCGAGAG GTGGAGGAGAAGATCAAGCAGACGCACAGGAAGTACCTCCTGCAGGAGCAGCTCAAGATCATCAAGAAG gagttGGGTCTGGAGAAGGAGGACAAGGAGGCCATCGAGGAGAAGTTCCGAGAGAGACTGAAAGACAGGACGGTCCCTCAGCACATCATGGACGTCATTAACGAGGAACTCAACAAGCTCTCCCTGCTGGACAACCACTCCTCTGAGTTCAA CGTCACTCGCAACTACCTGGACTGGCTGACCAGCATGCCGTGGGGCACCAACAGTGAGGAGAACTTAGCGCTGGATAGAGCCAAGGAGGTTCTGGAAGAAGATCATTATGGGATGGATGACATTAAGAAGCGCATACtg GAGTTCATAGCCGTCAGTCAGCTGCGAGGCTCCACCCAGGGCAAGATCCTGTGCTTCTACGGCCCCCCCGGGGTGGGCAAGACCTCCATTGCCCGCTCCATCGCCCGGGCCCTCAACAGAGAGTACTTCCGGTTCAGCGTGGGCGGTATGACGGATGTGGCTGAGATTAAAGGACACAG GAGGACGTACGTTGGCGCCATGCCGGGGAAGATCATCCAGTGCCTCAAGAAAACCAAGACGGAGAATCCTCTGGTTCTGATTGATGAG GTGGATAAGATAGGCCGCGGCTATCAAGGCGATCCGTCCTCAGCTCTGCTGGAGCTTCTGGACCCGGAGCAGAACGCCAACTTCCTGGACCACTACCTGGATGTTCCTGTGGATCTTTCAAAG GTGCTGTTCATCTGCACGGCCAACGTGACCGACACCATACCGGAGCCCCTGCGGGACCGCATGGAGATGATTAACGTGTCGGGATACGTGGCGCAGGAGAAACTGGCCATCGCTCAG CGCTACCTGGTGCCTCAGCTGCGCTCGCTGTGCGGCCTCAGCGAGGACAAGGCGTCCATCTCGCCCGACGCTCTCGGCCTGCTCATCAGACAGTACTGCCGAGAGTCCGGGGTCCGGAACCTGCAGAAGCAAGTGGAAAAG GTCTTCCGCAAGGTGGCGTTCTCCATCGTGAGCGGAGAGCGGCAGACGGTCAGCGTTTCCCCCGACAACCTGCAGGAGTACGTGGGCAAACCCGTCTTCACCGTGGACAGGATGTACGACGTCACGCCGCCGGGGGTGGTCATGGGGCTGGCGTGGACGGCCATGG GAGGATCCACGCTGTTCATTGAGACCTCACTGCGGCGACCGGTGGGGAAAGATGCCAAAGGGGAGGGGTCGCTGGAGGTGACAG GTCAGCTCGGCGACGTCATGAAAGAGAGCGCCAAAATCGCGTCCACCTTCGCCAGAGCCTTCCTGATGCAGCAGGAGCCCGACAACGACTTCCTGGTCAACTCTCACCTGCACCTGCACGTTCCTGAG GGCGCGACCCCCAAAGACGGACCGAGCGCCGGCTGCACCATCGTCACGGCGCTGTTGTCCCTGGCAACCGGCCGGCCCGTGCGCCCCGACGTGGCCATGACGGGGGAGGTGTCCCTGACCGGGAAGATCCTTCCTGTGGGAGGGATCAAGGAGAAAACCATCGCC GCGCGTCGTGCGGGAGTCACGTGCATCGTCATGCCCGCAGAGAACCGGAAGGACTTCTCGGACCTGCCGGACTACATCAGCGAGGGCCTGGAGGTCCACTTTGTGGACCACTACAGTCAAATCTTCCCGGTGGTCTTCCCACCGGCGCCCCCTCTGGCTGTGAAGTCCAGGTCGTAG